The following proteins are encoded in a genomic region of Nicotiana sylvestris chromosome 4, ASM39365v2, whole genome shotgun sequence:
- the LOC104212631 gene encoding uncharacterized protein isoform X1, producing the protein MKGASCCNNPISIRIASSSVTATSNTFSSNFEFQKWLFKSKMRIPKRSVSLCLSVFSPPHHLISSLSRSFHFHSGIPCSKSSDYFPESGKPVRRKGIDQLHTSCTMDGASVDNRTTLIEKRNGANGGQQSCIWSSPEGGCEIDIGKQIFCNRSLNMKSIVAVGFDMDYTLAQYKPETFESLAYEGTVRKLVYDLGYPPELLEWSFDWSYMVRGLVLDKKRGNILKMDRHKYVKVAYHGFREMSKEDKVATYGNTLLRDSFDEPDYALIDTLFSLAEAYLFAQLVDFKDKNPGKVPENADYSRMYKDVRAAVDLCHRDGTLKQMVAKDPKRYINNDTSIVPMLKMLRESGRATFLVTNSLWDYTNIVMNFLCGPSPSDGSSTSRYDWLRYFDVVITGSAKPGFFHDENRANLFEVEPESGMLINTDNGTPMAQVGSTSIRLPLKSLKKGCRIYQGGNVGHLHKLLSIESSSQVLYVGDHIYGDILRSKKVLGWRTMLVVPELEREVELLWELRDTRKQLQLLRSQRDHIEDEIHHLKWSLKSEDTDDISKEKMLSELDKLKSQSEEVRLSHQQAQRECHQKFHMVWGQLMKTGYQNSRFAHQVERFACLYTSQVTNLSLYSPDKYYRPSEDFMPHEFDILSI; encoded by the exons ATGAAGGGGGCAAGTTGTTGTAATAATCCTATAAGCATAAGAATAGCATCATCATCAGTAACAGCCACTTCGAATACTTTCTCTTCCAATTTTGAATtccaaaaatggctatttaagtCGAAGATGCGAATTCCGAAGCGTTCAGTTTCTCTTTGTCTCTCTGTGTTCTCTCCTCCTCACCACCTCATTTCATCTCTTTCCAGAAGCTTCCATTTCCATTCCGGAATTCCTTGTTCTAAAAGTTCCGACTATTTCCCGGAAAGTGGGAAACCAGTTCGTCGTAAAG GGATTGATCAGTTACATACAAGTTGTACAATGGATGGTGCTAGTGTAGATAACAGGACGACGCTGATTGAGAAGAGAAATGGTGCCAATGGTGGTCAACAATCCTGCATATGGTCATCTCCCGAAGGAGGGTGTGAAATTGACATAGGAAAGCAGATATTCTGCAACAGGTCTTTAAACATGAAAAGTATAGTTGCGGTTGGCTTTGACATGGATTACACCCTGGCTCAATACAAACCTGAGACTTTTGAATCTCTTGCATATGAAGGCACCGTCAGAAAGCTAGTCTACGATTTAGGATACCCTCCAGAG CTGTTGGAATGGTCATTTGATTGGAGCTATATGGTCAGAGGTTTGGTTCTTGATAAAAAGAGGGGGAATATATTAAAG ATGGACCGACACAAATATGTGAAAGTTGCTTACCATGGATTTAGGGAGATGTCCAAAGAAGATAAAGTTGCTACTTATGGCAATACCTTGCTTCGGGATTCATTTGATGAACCTGATTATGCACTTATTGATACCCTTTTCTCTCTGGCTGAAGCCTACTTATTTGCTCAGTTGGTGGACTTCAAGGACAAAAATCCAGGAAAAGTTCCTGAAAATGCAGA CTACTCTCGCATGTACAAGGATGTTAGAGCAGCAGTTGATTTGTGCCACCGTGATGGGACTTTGAAGCAGATGGTTGCAAAAGATCCAAAAAG ATATATCAATAACGATACCTCAATTGTTCCGATGCTCAAAATGCTTAGAGAATCTGGACGTGCTACTTTCCTGGTAACAAACAG CTTGTGGGACTATACAAACATTGTTATGAACTTTCTCTGTGGGCCTTCACCTTCAGATGGATCGTCTACTTCCCGTTATGATTGGCTTCGGTACTTTGATGTAGTCATCACTGGCAG TGCAAAACCAGGTTTTTTCCATGATGAAAACCGTGCAAATCTTTTTGAGGTTGAGCCTGAGAGTGGCATGCTTATTAACACTGATAATGGGACTCCTATGGCACAG GTGGGAAGCACTTCTATAAGATTGCCTTTAAAGAGCTTGAAGAAAGGTTGCAGAATTTACCAG GGAGGAAATGTTGGCCATTTGCATAAATTACTCTCAATTGAGTCAAGCTCACAG GTTCTTTATGTTGGAGATCACATTTACGGTGATATCTTACGCAGCAAAAAAGTTTTGG GTTGGAGAACAATGCTTGTTGTTCCAGAGCTTGAGAGAGAGGTTGAACTTCTCTGGGAACTAAGGGACACTCGGAAG CAACTTCAGTTACTAAGGAGTCAGCGTGATCACATTGAAGATGAAATACACCATCTTAAGTGGTCTCTCAA GTCTGAAGATACTGATGATATCAGCAAGGAGAAGATGTTGTCCGAGCTTGACAAGCTGAAG TCTCAAAGCGAGGAGGTCAGGCTCAGTCATCAGCAGGCACAACGAGAATGTCACCAAAAG TTCCACATGGTCTGGGGACAACTCATGAAGACTGGCTATCAGAATTCTCGCTTCGCACATCAG GTGGAGAGGTTCGCGTGCCTTTATACCAGTCAAGTGACAAACCTGAGCCTGTATTCCCCAGATAAGTATTATAGGCCGAGCGAGGATTTTATGCCCCATGAATTTGACATCCTCTCTATTTGA
- the LOC104212632 gene encoding protein RADIALIS-like 3, whose translation MASNSTWTHQQNKLFENALAIYDRETPDRWRNLAKAVGGKSEEEVKRHYEKLVEDIKHIESGNVALPNYNKANNGKGYNFMDDEEQRLKYLKLQ comes from the exons ATGGCGTCAAATTCAACGTGGACACACCAGCAAAACAAGTTGTTTGAGAATGCATTGGCTATTTATGACAGGGAAACACCAGACAGGTGGCGTAATTTGGCCAAAGCAGTAGGTGGAAAATCTGAGGAAGAAGTGAAAAGGCATTATGAAAAACTTGTTGAAGATATTAAACACATTGAATCTGGAAATGTTGCTTTGCCTAATTACAACAAGGCAAATAATGGTAAAGGCTACAATTTCATGGATGATGAAGAGCAAAG GCTGAAGTATTTGAAGCTCCAATAA
- the LOC104212631 gene encoding uncharacterized protein isoform X2 yields MDGASVDNRTTLIEKRNGANGGQQSCIWSSPEGGCEIDIGKQIFCNRSLNMKSIVAVGFDMDYTLAQYKPETFESLAYEGTVRKLVYDLGYPPELLEWSFDWSYMVRGLVLDKKRGNILKMDRHKYVKVAYHGFREMSKEDKVATYGNTLLRDSFDEPDYALIDTLFSLAEAYLFAQLVDFKDKNPGKVPENADYSRMYKDVRAAVDLCHRDGTLKQMVAKDPKRYINNDTSIVPMLKMLRESGRATFLVTNSLWDYTNIVMNFLCGPSPSDGSSTSRYDWLRYFDVVITGSAKPGFFHDENRANLFEVEPESGMLINTDNGTPMAQVGSTSIRLPLKSLKKGCRIYQGGNVGHLHKLLSIESSSQVLYVGDHIYGDILRSKKVLGWRTMLVVPELEREVELLWELRDTRKQLQLLRSQRDHIEDEIHHLKWSLKSEDTDDISKEKMLSELDKLKSQSEEVRLSHQQAQRECHQKFHMVWGQLMKTGYQNSRFAHQVERFACLYTSQVTNLSLYSPDKYYRPSEDFMPHEFDILSI; encoded by the exons ATGGATGGTGCTAGTGTAGATAACAGGACGACGCTGATTGAGAAGAGAAATGGTGCCAATGGTGGTCAACAATCCTGCATATGGTCATCTCCCGAAGGAGGGTGTGAAATTGACATAGGAAAGCAGATATTCTGCAACAGGTCTTTAAACATGAAAAGTATAGTTGCGGTTGGCTTTGACATGGATTACACCCTGGCTCAATACAAACCTGAGACTTTTGAATCTCTTGCATATGAAGGCACCGTCAGAAAGCTAGTCTACGATTTAGGATACCCTCCAGAG CTGTTGGAATGGTCATTTGATTGGAGCTATATGGTCAGAGGTTTGGTTCTTGATAAAAAGAGGGGGAATATATTAAAG ATGGACCGACACAAATATGTGAAAGTTGCTTACCATGGATTTAGGGAGATGTCCAAAGAAGATAAAGTTGCTACTTATGGCAATACCTTGCTTCGGGATTCATTTGATGAACCTGATTATGCACTTATTGATACCCTTTTCTCTCTGGCTGAAGCCTACTTATTTGCTCAGTTGGTGGACTTCAAGGACAAAAATCCAGGAAAAGTTCCTGAAAATGCAGA CTACTCTCGCATGTACAAGGATGTTAGAGCAGCAGTTGATTTGTGCCACCGTGATGGGACTTTGAAGCAGATGGTTGCAAAAGATCCAAAAAG ATATATCAATAACGATACCTCAATTGTTCCGATGCTCAAAATGCTTAGAGAATCTGGACGTGCTACTTTCCTGGTAACAAACAG CTTGTGGGACTATACAAACATTGTTATGAACTTTCTCTGTGGGCCTTCACCTTCAGATGGATCGTCTACTTCCCGTTATGATTGGCTTCGGTACTTTGATGTAGTCATCACTGGCAG TGCAAAACCAGGTTTTTTCCATGATGAAAACCGTGCAAATCTTTTTGAGGTTGAGCCTGAGAGTGGCATGCTTATTAACACTGATAATGGGACTCCTATGGCACAG GTGGGAAGCACTTCTATAAGATTGCCTTTAAAGAGCTTGAAGAAAGGTTGCAGAATTTACCAG GGAGGAAATGTTGGCCATTTGCATAAATTACTCTCAATTGAGTCAAGCTCACAG GTTCTTTATGTTGGAGATCACATTTACGGTGATATCTTACGCAGCAAAAAAGTTTTGG GTTGGAGAACAATGCTTGTTGTTCCAGAGCTTGAGAGAGAGGTTGAACTTCTCTGGGAACTAAGGGACACTCGGAAG CAACTTCAGTTACTAAGGAGTCAGCGTGATCACATTGAAGATGAAATACACCATCTTAAGTGGTCTCTCAA GTCTGAAGATACTGATGATATCAGCAAGGAGAAGATGTTGTCCGAGCTTGACAAGCTGAAG TCTCAAAGCGAGGAGGTCAGGCTCAGTCATCAGCAGGCACAACGAGAATGTCACCAAAAG TTCCACATGGTCTGGGGACAACTCATGAAGACTGGCTATCAGAATTCTCGCTTCGCACATCAG GTGGAGAGGTTCGCGTGCCTTTATACCAGTCAAGTGACAAACCTGAGCCTGTATTCCCCAGATAAGTATTATAGGCCGAGCGAGGATTTTATGCCCCATGAATTTGACATCCTCTCTATTTGA